Proteins from a genomic interval of Apteryx mantelli isolate bAptMan1 chromosome 5, bAptMan1.hap1, whole genome shotgun sequence:
- the RPS3A gene encoding small ribosomal subunit protein eS1, with translation MAVGKNKRLTKGGKKGAKKKVVDPFSKKDWYDVKAPAMFNIRNIGKTLVTRTQGTKIASDGLKGRVFEVSLADLQNDEVAFRKFKLITEDVQGKNCLTNFHGMDLTRDKMCSMVKKWQTMIEAHVDVKTTDGYLLRLFCVGFTKKRNNQIRKTSYAQHQQVRQIRKKMMEIMTREVQTNDLKEVVNKLIPDSIGKDIEKACQSIYPLHDVYVRKVKMLKKPKFELGKLMELHGEGGGAGKPSGDEAGAKVERADGYEPPVQESV, from the exons ATGGCGGTCGGCAAGAACAAGCGCCTCACTAAAGGCGGCAAGAAGGGCGCCAAGAAGAAAGT GGTTGATCCCTTCTCCAAAAAGGACTGGTATGATGTCAAAGCACCAGCAATGTTTAATATCCGAAACATTGGAAAGACACTTGTCACCAGAACTCAAGGAACTA AAATCGCCTCTGATGGACTTAAGGGTCGAGTATTTGAAGTGAGTCTGGCTGATCTGCAGAATGATGAAGTTGCCTTCCGTAAATTTAAACTGATAACTGAGGACGTTCAGGGCAAAAATTGTCTGACCAACTTCCACGGAATGGACCTAACTCGGGATAAAATGTGCTCCATGGTCAAGAAATGGCAG ACAATGATTGAAGCCCACGTAGACGTCAAAACTACCGATGGTTACCTGCTGCGCCTCTTCTGTGTGGGTTTTACAAAGAAGCGTAATAACCAGATCCGCAAGACTTCGTATGCCCAGCATCAGCAGGTTCGCCAGATTCGCAAGAAGATGATGGAAATCATGACCCGAGAGGTGCAAACCAATGACCTCAAAGAAGTTGTCAATAAGCT GATCCCAGACAGCATTGGCAAAGACATAGAGAAGGCTTGTCAGTCCATTTACCCTCTTCACGATGTCTATGTCCGCAAGGTTAAGATGTTGAAGAAGCCTAAGTTTGAAT tggGCAAGCTCATGGAACTTCATGGCGAAGGTGGTGGTGCTGGAAAACCCTCTGGGGATGAGGCAGGCGCTAAAGTAGAGCGAGCTGATGGATATGAGCCGCCTGTGCAAGAGTCCGTCTGA